A segment of the Agarivorans albus genome:
CTCGTGAATTTCTGGGTTAGCTGGGTTATCAAATTGACCTAGTAATACGTATTTCTCTGGGTTGCCATCACGAATTTCTTCAGCTTTACCGATAGCGCCTTTCATGCCTTTAGCGCCTTCAGTTAACACTAAGTTAGCACCCAATGCTTTAAGCAATTTACGACGCTCTAAGCTCATGGTGTTTGGCATGGTAAGGGTGATTGGGTAACCGCGAGATGCTGCAACAAATGCTAAAGCAATACCGGTATTACCACTGGTAGGTTCAATGATTTCTTTACCTGGACCCAATAAGCCTTTCTTTTCTGCATCCCATACTAAGTTTGCACCAATACGACATTTAACACTGAAGCTTGGGTTACGGCTTTCTACTTTAGCCAGTACGTTACCTTTGCTTACGCGGTTAAGGCGAACTAGCGGAGTGCGACCGATAGTCAGGGAATTGTCTTCGTAAATCTTACTCATTGAAACGTCCTTTTTAAGGTTAATAGGCTTGCTACAATCAGTGGTTATCGGCACTTAGCAGCATTACTGTGTTACTAGCATAACGCGCTATTCGGGAAGGGGAAGTAACGTTTATTTATAACGTTATGTAATTAAGAGATAAATTGATATGCCATAAAGCTAGGATTTGTAGAAGACTTGTGAATAAATGCAGTTATAGCTGGCTCTAGGTCTATTATTGAAGCTATAAGCATTGTTAGTTTTAAGCTGCAATTGGACTAGATGATGAGGCAACCACAAACTTGCAGTGCCAAAACTGCGAGCTGATTAACTATTATCTTTCATCCCATTATTTTGTTTAATAGTTAACATACGGTTGTCTGGTATAACTTTACACTGAAGCTTAATAGCGTTTAACAGCTAAAAGGATGAGAGATACAAATGGAAAAGGTTGCGCGTTTAGCAAGTAAGCACTGGCTAATTGCCATGGTGTTGTTTTCTATTTATGGCGTTCAAGTTTGTCCGTTTTTGGAAGCTCAAACGCCTCTTCAATTATTACTCCCTATCATTATTAGTTTTCTTGTCACCTTGTTGGCGAGGCGCTTTGCCTGTTTGGCAATAGAGAAGAAGCCAAAAGAACAGCAAGTAAGCGCCCAGTTCACTCTCGATTTTTCACTGTTTTTAATCATGGCCTTAAGCATCGTTAGTTATAACTTAATGATGTTTGAGCCGCCTTGGGAGTCAAACTTAAAGGTTATTTTAGGTTTGGCTGCTTTGGGCTTTTATGTAGCGGCAGATTTAGCCTTGTTTAAGGAGTGGCAAATTGCTCAAGACTTAGAGAGTGCTGGCCAACACTTACAGATTAAGCCGCAACCTTATTCTGTTAGTCAAAAGTTTTCAGCCTTCGCAGCGGCCAGCGCTTTCGTGCTAGCAGGTGTTATCTTTTTGGTGATTAATAAGGATTTAGATTGGTTGGTAAATGTTGGTTCAGATCTCTACCCGATTGAAGTGGCTCAGCGTTATATTGTTATCGAACTAAGCTTTGTATTGCTGGTGGTATTGGCCTACGTGCTAAGAGTAATAAGCAGTTACTCACGTAACCTAAAGCGTTTGCTAGAAAACGAAAATCATAGCTTGGCTAAGGTACAAGCCGGCCAATTAGATACTCAGGTCACCATTAGTAGTAGTGATGAATTTGGCTTGATAGCACAGCGCACTAATTCAATGATTGCTAGTTTACAACGCAGTACTTTGTCGCTTCAGCAAACGCGAGATATCGCCATTCACAGTTTGGCGACACTAGCAGAAACCCGTGACAATGAAACCGGCGCGCATATTCTACGTACCCAGTACTACGTTAAAGCCTTGGCTGAGGCACTGCAAAATGAGCAAGGTTTTAGCAATTTATTAAGCCCTCAGATTATTGATTTAATCTATAAGTCAGCCCCCTTACATGACATAGGAAAAGTGGGGATCCCAGACGCCATTTTACTTAAGCCCGGTCAACTTGATGATGAACAGTGGCAGATCATGCGCCAGCATCCTGAAATAGGAGCCGATGCTTTAGCCGAAGCTGAACGCCAGTTTGGCAGTGAGGATGCGGCCTTCCTGCAATATGCTAAAGAAATCGCTTTATCTCATCACGAGAAATGGGATGGAAGTGGTTACCCCGAAGGGTTAGCTGGAAATGACATTCCCTTAAGTGCGCGCTTAATGGCCTTGGCAGATGTTTATGATGCGCTCATTTCTAAGCGGGTATACAAACCTGCTTTTTCTCACGACAAAGCTAAGCAGATTATTTTAGAAGGGAAGGGCTCGCATTTTGACCCTGCAGTAGTTGAGGCATTTTGCCGATGCGAGCAGCAATTTGTCGAGATTGCTGCTCAATATAGTGATAAACCAGAGTGTGCCGCTTAGTTGCTGTAAACCACAATGGATACGCGGTAGCGATCTCTTTTAGGGCTGCGCTCTACGGTATAAACCGAGTAGTGGCTAGCGTTTTGGGTACTGGCCCATTCCACGGCTTCTTTTTCCGCTAAATCTAAGTCCAAGTTGCTCAAAAAGGTTTTTTGGGCCACTTTGGTTAAATTCATTTCCTGGGCTTCGCCGTAGTTTATCTTTTGCAGTGCGCTGGCTGCTGCCATCACAGAGCCCGCACTCAGTAAGCTGACACTTAGTACTAAGCCCGATAATAGATGTTTGGTTTTCATTATTGCTTCTCCTCGACCAGCTTGTCTCGATAACTATCGACCCAAATTGCTGTGGCACCACATACCGCCACCGGCATGATAATTAAGTTTAATAGGGGTACGGTACTAAAAAATAAAACGATCGCCCCAAATCCACTGTTGCGAATGCGGTCTTGCTTAAGTTGATCACGCATAGTAGCAAATGGAATGCGATGATTGTCAAAAGGGTAATCAATGTATTGAATGCACATCATCCAAGCACAGAATAAAAACCACAGTACAGGCGCAATAGTTTGGCCAATGGCAGGGATTAAAAACAACAGTAATAATCCCAAAGCTTTGGGTAGCCAGTACCACAGCTTTTGCAGTTCTCGAGAGAAGATGCGTGGTAAATCTTTGATGAGTTCGACTATCGACATGTCGTCGACTTTTTTGCCACTAAGGTGCATTTCAACTTTTTCAGCTAATAAGCCGTTAAAAGGCGCTGCAATCCAGTTTCCAATAATGCTAAAGGTAAAACCAAACACCATCAAAATAGCGATTATCGCCGTTGGCCAAATTAACCAGCTTAGCCAATCTAGCCAGCTTGGTAAGTAATCAATAATTTGTTGAACCCAAGTGCCTAACTGTTGGTATAAAAAGAAGAATGCTGCACCAAACAACAGAATGTTAGCGATTAGAGGAATCATCACAAAAAGCCGAAGACCAGGTTGAGTAATTAAGCTAAAACCCTGGGCGATGTAAGAAATTCCGCTGCGAGAAGCAAGCGAATGCTGCGTCATTGTTGTGATCCCTCGTTTGTTTATGGACTCATATATTACAAAGCGTTGATAGCTCTGGTAAAGTCTTGCTTAACAATAGCAACAAATTAAGCAAAATCATTTATGCGCTTGAAACAAATCCGTCTCGCCGGGTTTAAATCTTTCGTTGACCGAACCACCATCCCTTTTCCCACCGATATGACAGCCATAGTAGGGCCAAACGGCTGTGGCAAGTCAAACGTGATCGACGCTGTTCGCTGGGTATTAGGTGAGAGCAATGCCCGCCATTTGCGCGGTGGCTCTATGACCGATGTTATTTTTAATGGTTCAACCAAGCGCGCCGCTGTATCTAAAGCCATGGTGGAATTGATTTTCGATAACCAGCAAGGGCGAATTGGCGGAGAGTTTGCTAGTTACGCCGAGATTGCCGTTCGCCGAGAAGTTAGTCGAGATGGTCAAAACAACTATCTGCTAAATGGTGCTAAATGCCGTAAACGCGATATTACCGATTTGTTTTTAGGAACGGGTCTTGGTCCGCGCAGTTACGCGATTATTGAACAGGGCATGATTAGCCGTTTAATCGAGTCGAAGCCACAAGAGCTGCGGGTGTTTATCGAAGAAGCAGCTGGCGTGTCTAAGTATAAAGAACGCCGACGCGAAACTGAGCTTCGCATTAAACACACCGATGAAAATATTCTGCGTCTGCGAGATATCGAATCAGAGCTTGCGCAACAAGTCAGTAAGCTTAAAACCCAAGCGCAAGCGGCTAAGCGTTATCGCCAGTATCGAGAGCGTCATCGTGAACTAAAGGCACTTATTTGTCTTCAAGAGTTGCGCCAGTTAGACGCGAGCATTGATAAGGGCAATCAGGGGAATGATCAGGCCGAACAGCAGCAAAGGCACGAAGAACACCTGATAACTCAAACGGAAAACCAGCTTAGCTTGCTTAACCATCAAATTGCAGAGCAGCAAGAACAGATTCAAAATCTGCAGCAGCAAAGTTACCAACTTAAAACTGAGTTGGCGAAACTTGAGCAGCAACAATTACATACCAAGCAACAACAAAGTCAGTCGCAACAAAGTCGCGACCGCAACTTAACTCAGCAAGCTGAAATTAACACAAGCTTAGAGGTGCTAAGTGAGCAGTTAGCGCTGGAACAAGAAGCCATCGCAGAACTAGAATTGCAACAAGAAATGCAGCAGCAAGTGTTGTTAGAGTTAGAGCCACAGCTGGAAGACGCCGAGCACCAGCATGCCGATGCCCTAGCTGAGAGTAATGCCTTTTTAGCTGCGAGCCAACAGGCGCGTCACTCTGTGCAGCAGTGCGAAGCCCAATTGCGCCATTGTGAGCAAATGCAGCAGCGCCATAAGCAGCAGATTGCTCAATTAGAGCAAAGCTTAAGTCACACCACCGATGGTGATGAAGCTGCTCTAAAGCGTTTAACTCAGCAGCTCGACGAAAGCGAACCCAAACAACAAGATCTTGAGACGCGGTTGGCACAGTCCGAGGACTCTAAGCAGCACTTAGCCGACAAACTAGCGGCCTGCCAACAACAATTGCAACAAACACAATTACAGCAAACTGCTGAAGAAACCCGCCTGCAGGGTGTAGACAAATTGCTTGGGCAAGTTGAGCAGACAGCCCAGCAGCCACTGCTTGATGTTTTGGGCGTGAAGGCTGGATGGGAGTTGGCTGCAGATGTGGTTTTAAGTACATGGCTACAAGCGGAGTGGTGTGAGCAACTAGACGCCCAGTTTCCCTTAGCATTAAGCGCAGTTGCGCCTGAACTAAGTCATCAGCTCGCCCCTCAGTTAGCAACGTTGAGCAGCTTAGCCGAACAGTTAGAGAATGTTGAGCTTGGATACTTATGTGGCCAAGTGCTAGTGGTAGATAATCTTGAGCAAGCGATAAGCTTGCGAGAGCATCTAAGTCATGAACAATCATTGATAACCGCCAAGGGCGAGTGGGTAGGAAAATACTGGCAGCAGTTGAGCCCACCGAACTACCAACATTCTTTGTTAAGTCTGCAACAAGAGCGCCAGCAGCTACAAGAATTATTGGCTCAGTTGGAGGAAAACGCTACTCAGATAAAGCTTGAACAACAAGACCTGCAGCAGCAATCTCAGCAACAGGCTGAACAGATAAAATGGCTAAGCCAAAACTTAGCGACAGTGAAGGCCGAGCTTGCCGACTGGCGCAGCCGCTTAGCCTTATTAGA
Coding sequences within it:
- the smc gene encoding chromosome segregation protein SMC is translated as MRLKQIRLAGFKSFVDRTTIPFPTDMTAIVGPNGCGKSNVIDAVRWVLGESNARHLRGGSMTDVIFNGSTKRAAVSKAMVELIFDNQQGRIGGEFASYAEIAVRREVSRDGQNNYLLNGAKCRKRDITDLFLGTGLGPRSYAIIEQGMISRLIESKPQELRVFIEEAAGVSKYKERRRETELRIKHTDENILRLRDIESELAQQVSKLKTQAQAAKRYRQYRERHRELKALICLQELRQLDASIDKGNQGNDQAEQQQRHEEHLITQTENQLSLLNHQIAEQQEQIQNLQQQSYQLKTELAKLEQQQLHTKQQQSQSQQSRDRNLTQQAEINTSLEVLSEQLALEQEAIAELELQQEMQQQVLLELEPQLEDAEHQHADALAESNAFLAASQQARHSVQQCEAQLRHCEQMQQRHKQQIAQLEQSLSHTTDGDEAALKRLTQQLDESEPKQQDLETRLAQSEDSKQHLADKLAACQQQLQQTQLQQTAEETRLQGVDKLLGQVEQTAQQPLLDVLGVKAGWELAADVVLSTWLQAEWCEQLDAQFPLALSAVAPELSHQLAPQLATLSSLAEQLENVELGYLCGQVLVVDNLEQAISLREHLSHEQSLITAKGEWVGKYWQQLSPPNYQHSLLSLQQERQQLQELLAQLEENATQIKLEQQDLQQQSQQQAEQIKWLSQNLATVKAELADWRSRLALLEQQQAFAKQQAEQIQQQIAELQITQEQDQESQFLLEEQLEQHQAELNQQSEKQKYLQQQTALATDTLKQQRLSLQQQQQASHQQQLLLQQQQAKYQAQLQQQSYQRQKLAELELQLQAQPEEHDEQLALLGEQIEQLLERHLELEEQQTGASEAHHKSVEQQQALAQQLKDAQLRLKELIEQGTQQRIEQQSLLARRTVLLEQLAEQGENLKHLELSLPEASLEDDYASELSQVDARLKRLGAVNLAAEEEFEQQNARYQELSTQLTDLEAAIEVLQTAIAKIDRQTRSKFSETFAKVDADLQQLFPKVFGGGKAWLELSSDDLLETGVTIMARPPGKKNASISLLSGGEKALTALALVFAIFRLNPAPFCMLDEVDAPLDEVNVGRFADLVHSMSDTVQFIFISHNKVTMEKASQLAGVTMQEPGVSRLVAVDIAEAIAMVE
- a CDS encoding HD-GYP domain-containing protein is translated as MEKVARLASKHWLIAMVLFSIYGVQVCPFLEAQTPLQLLLPIIISFLVTLLARRFACLAIEKKPKEQQVSAQFTLDFSLFLIMALSIVSYNLMMFEPPWESNLKVILGLAALGFYVAADLALFKEWQIAQDLESAGQHLQIKPQPYSVSQKFSAFAAASAFVLAGVIFLVINKDLDWLVNVGSDLYPIEVAQRYIVIELSFVLLVVLAYVLRVISSYSRNLKRLLENENHSLAKVQAGQLDTQVTISSSDEFGLIAQRTNSMIASLQRSTLSLQQTRDIAIHSLATLAETRDNETGAHILRTQYYVKALAEALQNEQGFSNLLSPQIIDLIYKSAPLHDIGKVGIPDAILLKPGQLDDEQWQIMRQHPEIGADALAEAERQFGSEDAAFLQYAKEIALSHHEKWDGSGYPEGLAGNDIPLSARLMALADVYDALISKRVYKPAFSHDKAKQIILEGKGSHFDPAVVEAFCRCEQQFVEIAAQYSDKPECAA
- the cysZ gene encoding sulfate transporter CysZ; translated protein: MTQHSLASRSGISYIAQGFSLITQPGLRLFVMIPLIANILLFGAAFFFLYQQLGTWVQQIIDYLPSWLDWLSWLIWPTAIIAILMVFGFTFSIIGNWIAAPFNGLLAEKVEMHLSGKKVDDMSIVELIKDLPRIFSRELQKLWYWLPKALGLLLLFLIPAIGQTIAPVLWFLFCAWMMCIQYIDYPFDNHRIPFATMRDQLKQDRIRNSGFGAIVLFFSTVPLLNLIIMPVAVCGATAIWVDSYRDKLVEEKQ